A genomic window from Parasteatoda tepidariorum isolate YZ-2023 chromosome 10, CAS_Ptep_4.0, whole genome shotgun sequence includes:
- the LOC122272433 gene encoding uncharacterized protein CG3556-like has protein sequence MRFNLDYEIRHVECSRLNSFQCTFHSCIPKSRVCDEVIDCLNGADEAGCATGIYSVEGIDEARKKSIAWLRSKKSPLKGWRENTVRAITALYLSEKSTFNSRRLEEELMAKQIELETAVSLLKGSVSNQLLSMHINALLLTCQDPRHFYGRDLVKLLKDQVEKSGNFTHPSAYLALCNAKEEWPHRSTSDIISVLNSDSEYSFIGDFQAFAVMAVACYNETKFLNRTESADLLSVYQNTIKGFKDHQLSDGSFGNVHATSLITQSLLASGQEHVKDWKLNATLKYLMKELESPDADFLAHYLTLPILNRKTLTDIAKFNCSEKTADLGGEY, from the exons ATGAGGTTTAATTTAGATTATGAAATAA GACACGTTGAATGCTCTCGTTTGAACAGTTTCCAATGCACATTTCATTCCTGTATTCCCAAATCACGTGTTTGCGATGAGGTTATAGATTGTTTAAATGGAGCAGATGAGGCTGGCTGCg CTACTGGAATTTATAGTGTTGAAGGTATTGATGAAGCTCGTAAGAAGTCCATCGCTTGGCTGAGAAGTAAAAAATCTCCTTTGAAGGGTTGGCGAGAAAACACAGTGAGAGCCATAACAGCCTTGTACTTGTCTGAAAAGTCTACCTTCAACAGCCGAAGACTAGAGGAAGAATTAATGGCAAAACAAATAGAGCTGGAGACTGCAGTGTCATTGTTAAA AGGTTCAGTTTCTAACCAGTTGCTGAGCATGCACATCAACGCTCTTTTGTTGACCTGCCAAGATCCTCGACACTTTTATGGAAGGGATTTGGTCAAACTTCTCAAGGACCAGGTTGAAAAGTCTGGAAACTTCACTCACCCGTCTGCTTACTTGGCCCTCTGCAATGCGAAGGAGGAATGGCCACACAGGTCGACATCAGATATCATTTCCGTATTGAACAGTGATTCTGAATACAGTTTTATTGGAG ATTTTCAAGCATTTGCTGTGATGGCTGTTGCGTGTTACAacgaaacaaagtttttaaatagaacTGAAAGTGCAGATTTGTTGTCTGTGTACCAAAATACTATCAAAGGTTTCAAAGACCATCAACTTTCAGATGGAAGTTTTGGGAATGTCCATGCAACAAGTCTCATTACTCaa aGTCTATTGGCAAGTGGTCAAGAACACGTTAAAGACTGGAAGCTGAATGCAACACTCAAGTACCTGATGAAGGAATTGGAGAGTCCCGATGCTGATTTCCTTGCTCACTACCTCACACTTCcgattttgaatagaaaaactTTGACGGACATTGCTAAGTTCAACTGTTCAGAAAAAACAGCGGATCTAGGAGGTGAGTATTAA
- the LOC139426896 gene encoding uncharacterized protein CG3556-like produces MFLFFALVILSGFLSTQAYISSHYTDCTILSSFNGSIDEKDTRTRSMWYDEISDERPLQLCWKIYVPKDHLIRLKLRNLFLEEEDCSDTYLEILTANDEEYKFCREKEAFVPITVLSDVEIKYHAYYTMRFNLDYEITTGIYSVEGIDEARKKSIAWLRSKKSPLKGWRENTVRAITALYLSEKSTFNSRSLEEELMAKQIELETAVSLLKGTVSNQLLSMHINALLLTCQDPRHFYGRDLVKLLKDQVEESGNFTHPSAYLALCNAKEEWPHRSTSDIISVLNSDSEYSFIGDFQAFAVMAVACYNETNFFNRTASADLLSVYQNTIKGFKDHQLSDGSFGNVHATSLITQSLLASGQEHVKDWKLNATVKYLMKELESPNADFLAHYLTLPILNRKTLTDIAKFNCSQNTVDLGEQLEIEMKHHTGSKIQIQYSLFVGDEKDIIHTIHLKVPSTFTAFQVMQSAEAEDPKYK; encoded by the exons atgtttcttttctttgctTTAGTAATTCTTTCAGGATTTTTAAGTACTCAAGCTTATA TTTCTTCACACTACACCGATTGTACCATATTATCGAGCTTTAATGGTTCGATTGATGAGAAAGATACACGGACGAGGTCTATGTGGTATGATGAAATTTCTGATGAAAGACCTTTACAATTATGTTGGAAGATTTACGTGCCGAAAGATCACCTCATTCGTTTAAAGCTTCgcaatttatttcttgaagaagag gaTTGTAGCGATACATATTTAGAAATCCTCACCGCCAACGATGAAGAATATAAATTCTGCAGAGAGAAGGAAGCATTTGTACCTATAACTGTTCTTTCAGACGTTGAAATTAAATACCATGCTTATTATACAATGAGGTTTAATTTAGATTATGAAATTA CTACTGGAATTTATAGTGTTGAAGGTATAGATGAAGCTCGTAAGAAGTCCATCGCTTGGCTGAGAAGTAAAAAATCTCCTTTGAAGGGTTGGCGAGAAAACACAGTGAGAGCCATAACAGCCTTGTACTTGTCTGAAAAGTCCACCTTCAACAGCCGAAGTCTAGAGGAAGAATTAATGGCAAAACAAATAGAGCTGGAGACTGCAGTGTCATTGTTAAA agGTACAGTTTCTAACCAGTTGCTGAGCATGCACATCAACGCTCTTTTGTTGACCTGCCAAGATCCTCGACATTTTTATGGAAGGGATTTGGTCAAACTTCTCAAGGACCAGGTTGAAGAGTCTGGAAACTTTACTCATCCGTCTGCTTACTTGGCTCTCTGCAATGCAAAGGAGGAATGGCCACACAGGTCGACATCAGATATTATTTCCGTATTGAACAGTGATTCTGAATACAGTTTTATTGGAG ATTTCCAAGCATTTGCTGTGATGGCTGTTGCGTGTTACaacgaaacaaatttttttaatagaaccgCAAGTGCTGATTTGTTGTCTGTGTACCAAAATACCATCAAAGGTTTCAAAGACCATCAACTTTCAGACGGAAGTTTTGGGAATGTCCATGCAACAAGTCTCATTACtcaa agTTTGTTAGCGAGTGGTCAAGAACACGTCAAAGACTGGAAGCTGAATGCAACAGTCAAGTACCTGATGAAGGAATTGGAGAGTCCGAATGCTGATTTCCTTGCTCACTACCTGACACTTCcgattttgaatagaaaaactTTGACGGACATTGCTAAGTTCAACTGTTCACAAAATACAGTGGATCTAGGAG AACAGTTAGAGATAGAAATGAAGCACCATACGGGATCAAAAATACAAATCCAGTATTCTTTGTTTGTGGGCGACGAAAAAGATATCATTCATACCATCCATTTGAAAGTGCCCTCGACTTTCACAGCTTTCCAAGTGATGCAATCCGCAGAAGCGGAAGATCCTAAATACAAGTGA